In Tenacibaculum sp. 190524A02b, the genomic stretch TACTTTTTCTTTGCTTTTTCTCTCTTGTAAAGAAGTTAAGAAAGACCTTCCTCAAAAAAAAGCACAAACTGAATTAGATAGTATCACTTACTTTCTAAATAAATCAAAAAAAAACTTATTACATAAAAACTCTAGAGTTAAAATTTTAAATAAAGTTTACTCTAAAATTAAGAATAAACAAAATTCAAGTTTAAAAGCCAAACAATATAGTACTCTTGCCTATCAATATTTTAAAAATGGTGATACCATTCACTTTTTAAAATTAAACAAAGAAGCAAAAAATTTGGCCATTAAAATTAAAGATACTTTTGCCATTGCAGATGTCTATTGGAACTATGCAAATTTTTACAACAAAAAGCAAGTTTATGAAAAATCATATTCTTATTACAACAAAGCATACAACCACTTTAATAACATAAATAAAGATTTTGAGTCTGCTAAAATGCTATATGCCATGTCCTATATAAAAGGCCGTTACAGAAGCTATATGAGTAGTGAAATTCTTAATGTAAAGGCTTTAGAAAAATTCAAGCTATTAAAGAAAAACTTTGACATTTATCAAAGTTATAATCATTTGGGACTCTTACAATATGATATTAAAGAATATAACAAAGCTATTTTTTATTATGAAAAGGCTTTAGAGTTTTACAATAAATTAAAACCAAAAACTAAAAAGAAAAACTACATAGAGATCTATAATAATATTGCTAACGCTTATTTCAAAAAAGGAAAATACAATACTGCTCTTTTTTACTATAATAAAGAACTTAATAACAATCTACTAAGAAAAGAGCAATATGCCCGTATCATAGATAATCGAGCCTTTTGTAAACTAGCAATGCATGATACTATAAGTGTTAAATCTGATTTTTTAAAAGCTTTAGAAATTCGTGATAGTTTACAGAACAAAACTGACATTATAACCTCTAAAATACGTTTATCGGATTATTACAAATATGTAAAAGACACCATTAAGGCAATAAAATACGCTAAAGAAGCAAACAAACTAGCTAAAAGGGTTAAAAATGGGGGTGATTATTTAACTTCTTTACAGCAACTAGCCAATTTAGATACTCAAAATACCAAAAAATATTTAGACCGTTATATTACCTTTAATGACAGCTTAATAAATGCGGAACGCAGAATACAAAATAAGTTTGCGCGTATTGAGTTTGAAACGGATGAGTATATAGAAGAAACAGAGCGTTTAACCCAACAACGTATTTGGATTTTAGTCACCAGTTTGGGTGGTTTACTAATTTTGAGTCTGTTGTATTTTTTACGTATGCAAAAAATACAAAATGAAAAGCTAAGTATTGAAGCGGAACAACAAAAAGCTAATGAAGAAGTATACATCCTTACCTTACAACAACAAGCCAAATTGGAAGAGGAACGTATTAAAGAGCGTAACCGTATTTCAGAAGAACTACACGATGGTATTTTAGGAAAACTATTTGGTACGCGCTTTGGCTTAGGCTTTTTACCCTTGCAAGGAGATGTTGCTACTTTAGAAAAACACAAAGACTTACTGGATGAATTACAAGATATTGAAAAAGAAATTAGAGATGTATCTCATAAGTTAAGTGATAATTTTAATAGTTCTGATATTAACTTTTCTTCAATTATTAAACAATTGCTAGAAGATAAAAGCGTTATTGGTAATTTTAAGTATCAGATTAGTGTATCCTCAGATATTTCTTGGAATGCTATGAATGAAATAACCAAAGCTAATATTTATAGAATAATTCAGGAAGCTTTACAGAATATTATTAAGCATGCTAACGCAAAAAATGTTACTTTAGATTTTTATTTGCAAAATGAGAATTTGGTTGCAAAAATAACAGATGATGGTGTTGGTTTTAATAGTAAAAAAGGTAAAAAAGGAATTGGTATTAAAAATATAAAATCAAGAGTTGAAAAATTAAAAGGAAGTTTAACAATAGAATCAAAAATAAACGTAGGTACTATCCTACACATTAATACTCCCTACATCAAAAAAGATGGAAGAAAATAACAAGTTAACAGCTTTAATCATTGACGACCACCCTTTAATTTCTGAAGCTTATAAAAGTGCTTTTCGTTATTTAGAAATGCAAGAAAACACATTTTTCTTTGACATTCACGTGAAACATAATTGTGATGATGCGCGTGAAATTATTCATGAGTTTTCTGAGGCTAATAAAACTATTGACATTATCTTTTTAGACATGCGTTTGCCTGCTTCTGAAGACGGTACTATTTTGTCTGGTGAAGATTTAGGTCATAAGATAAACGACATGTTACCTGACAGTAAAATTATTGTTTCTACTACTTTTAATGATAATTACAGAGTGCATAGTATTATTAGAAGTATAGATCCAGATGGTTTTTTAGTAAAAAATGATATTACGCCACATGAATTGGTAACCGCTATAAAAGAAGTGTTAACTGCTCCTCCGTATTATAGTAAAACAGTAATGAAATTGGTTCGTAACCAAATGTCTAGTGATTATATTTTGGACGATATTGATCGTAAGATTTTATACGAGCTTTCCATTGGTAATAAAATGAAGAAGCTTCCAGAGGTAATTCCACTTTCTTTTGCTGGAATTCAA encodes the following:
- a CDS encoding tetratricopeptide repeat protein, which gives rise to MQEKIFFIFFYFTFSLLFLSCKEVKKDLPQKKAQTELDSITYFLNKSKKNLLHKNSRVKILNKVYSKIKNKQNSSLKAKQYSTLAYQYFKNGDTIHFLKLNKEAKNLAIKIKDTFAIADVYWNYANFYNKKQVYEKSYSYYNKAYNHFNNINKDFESAKMLYAMSYIKGRYRSYMSSEILNVKALEKFKLLKKNFDIYQSYNHLGLLQYDIKEYNKAIFYYEKALEFYNKLKPKTKKKNYIEIYNNIANAYFKKGKYNTALFYYNKELNNNLLRKEQYARIIDNRAFCKLAMHDTISVKSDFLKALEIRDSLQNKTDIITSKIRLSDYYKYVKDTIKAIKYAKEANKLAKRVKNGGDYLTSLQQLANLDTQNTKKYLDRYITFNDSLINAERRIQNKFARIEFETDEYIEETERLTQQRIWILVTSLGGLLILSLLYFLRMQKIQNEKLSIEAEQQKANEEVYILTLQQQAKLEEERIKERNRISEELHDGILGKLFGTRFGLGFLPLQGDVATLEKHKDLLDELQDIEKEIRDVSHKLSDNFNSSDINFSSIIKQLLEDKSVIGNFKYQISVSSDISWNAMNEITKANIYRIIQEALQNIIKHANAKNVTLDFYLQNENLVAKITDDGVGFNSKKGKKGIGIKNIKSRVEKLKGSLTIESKINVGTILHINTPYIKKDGRK
- a CDS encoding response regulator, with translation MEENNKLTALIIDDHPLISEAYKSAFRYLEMQENTFFFDIHVKHNCDDAREIIHEFSEANKTIDIIFLDMRLPASEDGTILSGEDLGHKINDMLPDSKIIVSTTFNDNYRVHSIIRSIDPDGFLVKNDITPHELVTAIKEVLTAPPYYSKTVMKLVRNQMSSDYILDDIDRKILYELSIGNKMKKLPEVIPLSFAGIQKRKRQIAKIFGVDSNDDRELILVARDKGFL